The Marinobacter bohaiensis genome segment GCGTACGGTGGCCGTTTCGTGTCCGAAACCCTGATGGACTCGCTGATGCAGCTGGAGACCGAGTACCTCAAGCTGCGCAACGATCCGGACTTCATCGCCAAGTTTGACAAGGACCTGGCGGACTATGTTGGCCGCCCAAGCCCGCTATATTTCGCCGAACGGCTCACCCGTGAGGCCGGTGGCGCCCAGATCTGGCTCAAGCGCGAGGACCTTAATCATACCGGCGCCCACAAGGTGAACAACACGATCGGGCAGGCGCTGCTGGCCAGTTTTCTGGGTAAGAAGCGGGTGATTGCCGAGACCGGCGCAGGCCAGCATGGCGTGGCCACGGCCACCGTCTGCGCCCGCCTGGGCCTGGAATGTCACGTTTTCATGGGTGAGGAGGACGTGCGTCGCCAGGCGTTGAACGTCTACCGCATGAAGTTGCTGGGCGCTGAAGTGCACGCCGTCTCCAGCGGCACCAAGACCCTCAAGGACGCCATGAACGAAGCCATGCGCGACTGGGTCACCAACGTCGATGATACCTTCTACATCATTGGGACGGTGGCCGGTCCGCACCCGTACCCGATGCTGGTACGCGACTTCCAGTCGGTTATCGGGCGCGAAACCCGCCGCCAGTCCATGGACCAGGCCGGTCGTTTGCCGGATGCGCTGGTCGCGTGTGTCGGCGGTGGTTCGAATGCCATTGGTCTGTTCCA includes the following:
- the trpB gene encoding tryptophan synthase subunit beta translates to MTEDMLRDLPDTRGHFGAYGGRFVSETLMDSLMQLETEYLKLRNDPDFIAKFDKDLADYVGRPSPLYFAERLTREAGGAQIWLKREDLNHTGAHKVNNTIGQALLASFLGKKRVIAETGAGQHGVATATVCARLGLECHVFMGEEDVRRQALNVYRMKLLGAEVHAVSSGTKTLKDAMNEAMRDWVTNVDDTFYIIGTVAGPHPYPMLVRDFQSVIGRETRRQSMDQAGRLPDALVACVGGGSNAIGLFHPFLLDESVAMYGVEAGGLGLDSGQHAAPLTSGRPGVLHGNRTYLMEDENGQIAGTHSVSAGLDYPGVGPEHSWLKDVGRAQYVAVTDDEALDGFRKLTRVEGIMPALESAHAVAYGVKLAASMDKDQMIVINVSGRGDKDIHTIAELDGIEI